From a single Planococcus shenhongbingii genomic region:
- a CDS encoding SMP-30/gluconolactonase/LRE family protein has protein sequence MKKRGFTVAILLVFLLVAAGFVGAKSLYETKPVPKGERHNISEIIPAKAKWEKVVKGDGGFMEGINFDRKGNIWMVSPMSGELLKVKGNKVEQVRKYPGPVGAKFHKDGRLFITDITGVIHAYNPKTGKSETVVSTYKGKPLNGLNDLVFDKDGGLYFTEPMGSSATNPVGRVFYLPANSKEPVLFADKIAYPNGVAISADGSRVYISEFGKNRVLAAPAKNAPPSPETPFVFGQYEGGIGPDGLAVDKAGNLYVAHFQAGEVVVQDKDGFKYGTIRLPKGTGTFTTNLAFHEGYLYVTESSKNEVWRIKVNKEGLVPYGLQ, from the coding sequence ATGAAAAAAAGAGGGTTTACAGTAGCCATATTGCTTGTTTTCTTGCTTGTAGCGGCAGGCTTTGTCGGCGCCAAATCATTGTATGAGACAAAACCGGTGCCAAAAGGAGAAAGGCATAACATCTCAGAAATCATTCCTGCTAAAGCCAAATGGGAAAAAGTTGTAAAAGGCGATGGCGGCTTTATGGAAGGCATTAACTTCGACCGTAAAGGCAACATTTGGATGGTTAGCCCGATGTCAGGAGAACTTCTTAAAGTAAAAGGAAATAAAGTTGAACAGGTTAGAAAATATCCGGGCCCTGTAGGAGCGAAATTCCACAAAGATGGCCGTCTTTTCATCACGGACATCACGGGAGTCATCCATGCATATAATCCGAAAACAGGGAAAAGCGAAACTGTCGTAAGCACTTATAAAGGCAAGCCGTTAAACGGGTTGAACGACTTAGTTTTTGATAAAGACGGCGGCTTGTATTTCACGGAGCCAATGGGATCCAGTGCAACCAACCCGGTCGGACGCGTCTTCTACTTGCCGGCAAACAGCAAAGAGCCAGTTTTGTTTGCAGATAAAATTGCATATCCGAACGGAGTCGCTATTTCCGCTGATGGCAGCCGTGTTTATATTTCCGAGTTTGGCAAAAACAGAGTTCTAGCTGCTCCGGCAAAAAATGCACCACCGTCACCTGAAACGCCATTTGTCTTCGGGCAATATGAAGGCGGAATCGGACCGGATGGATTGGCTGTCGACAAAGCAGGAAATCTATACGTTGCCCATTTCCAGGCCGGGGAAGTCGTTGTCCAGGACAAAGATGGGTTCAAATACGGAACGATCCGTCTTCCTAAAGGCACGGGAACATTTACAACCAATCTGGCATTCCACGAAGGCTATCTGTATGTCACCGAGTCTTCCAAAAATGAGGTTTGGCGCATTAAAGTGAATAAAGAAGGTTTAGTGCCGTACGGATTGCAATAA
- a CDS encoding DctP family TRAP transporter solute-binding subunit: MKKLLGLLLIGLFILSACGRPDSGGTTSENGETSGETFTIRIAHLVPEEQSSHIAAEAFKKKLEAESDGRLKVELYPNGQLYGSDREAIEAVQLGNVEMTIPAVAAMASFNDKFQVFDLPFLFNNNEAAYKALDGELGQELMADLENNGIKGLVFGENGFRHVSNNEGPIEVPEDMDGLKMRTLESPLHTDTFNAFGANASPFAFGELYTALQQGTYDAMDCPISLYYTNKFYEVQDYLTLTGHVYAATALLVNDDFYNSLPEDLQSLVMEASEEFRSEQRELAQQQDAEFLEKLKAEGMQVHELADEQRNAFREAAEPVYTKYEEQIGKDLIDQALAANE, from the coding sequence ATGAAGAAATTACTCGGATTATTACTTATCGGATTATTTATTTTATCAGCATGTGGGCGCCCGGATAGCGGCGGTACAACTTCAGAAAACGGGGAAACGAGCGGAGAGACTTTTACAATCAGGATTGCACATCTAGTGCCGGAAGAGCAATCGTCTCATATTGCGGCTGAAGCATTTAAAAAGAAATTGGAAGCCGAGTCGGATGGCCGCTTAAAGGTAGAGCTTTATCCGAACGGCCAGCTTTACGGCTCGGACCGGGAAGCGATTGAAGCTGTGCAGCTTGGGAATGTTGAAATGACGATCCCAGCCGTTGCTGCGATGGCATCATTCAATGATAAATTCCAGGTATTTGATCTGCCATTCTTATTCAATAACAACGAAGCCGCTTATAAAGCACTTGACGGTGAATTAGGACAAGAGTTAATGGCGGATTTGGAAAATAACGGCATAAAGGGACTGGTATTCGGCGAAAATGGCTTCCGTCATGTATCGAACAACGAAGGGCCGATTGAAGTACCCGAAGACATGGATGGGTTAAAAATGCGGACATTGGAAAGCCCACTGCACACGGATACATTCAATGCGTTTGGGGCAAATGCATCACCATTTGCTTTTGGCGAACTTTACACGGCACTTCAACAAGGCACTTACGATGCGATGGATTGCCCAATTTCCTTGTATTACACAAACAAATTCTATGAAGTTCAGGATTACCTGACATTGACAGGGCATGTTTACGCAGCGACTGCGCTTTTGGTGAACGATGATTTCTATAACAGCCTGCCTGAAGATTTGCAAAGTCTGGTGATGGAAGCGTCTGAAGAGTTCCGTTCAGAACAGCGTGAACTGGCACAGCAGCAAGATGCTGAATTCCTTGAAAAATTAAAAGCGGAAGGCATGCAAGTCCATGAATTGGCGGATGAGCAGCGCAACGCATTCCGTGAAGCGGCAGAGCCGGTTTACACAAAATATGAAGAGCAAATCGGCAAGGATCTGATTGACCAGGCACTTGCGGCGAATGAATAA
- a CDS encoding putative hydro-lyase — translation MTELQSPAEIRQLIREGRWQQPTSGLANGYLQANLAILPKEMAFDFLLFCQRNPKFCPLIDVTESGSFVPALSAPSADLRTDLPKYRVYRNGVLTEEKDNILDLWNEDMVGFLIGCSFTFEEALISNGIPMRHNEENCNVPMFRTAIPAVKAGRFEGPTVVSMRPVAEKDVVRAVQVTSRFPSAHGAPVHIGNPASLGINDINAPDFGDRVTIKEGEIPVFWACGVTPQAIAMHVKPEIMITHAPGHMFITDLKSAEISVI, via the coding sequence ATGACAGAATTACAATCTCCTGCCGAGATACGCCAGTTGATCAGAGAAGGCAGATGGCAGCAGCCGACTTCCGGCTTAGCAAATGGTTATCTGCAAGCCAATTTGGCAATTTTGCCAAAGGAAATGGCTTTTGACTTCCTGCTGTTTTGCCAGCGCAACCCGAAATTCTGCCCGCTGATCGATGTTACTGAATCGGGCTCGTTTGTGCCGGCCTTATCTGCGCCGTCGGCCGATCTGCGGACCGATCTACCAAAATACCGCGTTTACCGTAATGGTGTACTGACCGAAGAAAAGGACAATATCCTGGATCTCTGGAATGAAGATATGGTCGGATTTTTAATCGGCTGCAGTTTCACTTTTGAAGAAGCATTAATCAGCAATGGCATTCCCATGCGGCATAACGAAGAAAACTGCAATGTGCCGATGTTCAGAACTGCCATCCCTGCAGTGAAAGCTGGACGGTTTGAAGGCCCTACAGTGGTCAGCATGCGGCCGGTAGCAGAAAAAGACGTTGTTCGCGCCGTTCAAGTTACCAGCCGGTTTCCGAGTGCCCATGGTGCTCCCGTCCATATCGGCAATCCGGCGAGCCTTGGCATTAACGATATAAACGCCCCTGACTTTGGAGACCGCGTCACCATCAAAGAAGGGGAAATACCTGTCTTTTGGGCATGTGGAGTGACCCCGCAAGCCATCGCGATGCACGTAAAACCTGAGATCATGATTACTCATGCACCCGGGCATATGTTCATCACCGATTTAAAATCAGCAGAAATCAGCGTCATTTGA
- a CDS encoding GntR family transcriptional regulator: protein MEKLIKKTTLAEQAYEYIKKLIITGELKPGEELPEERLAVELGISRTPLREALKRLAVDALIELRKTRPAIVAKFTRQDVVEIMELRKLLEIQGLEKLSKADQKRFVDELKENAVQQWKMIQKKDFVIFMDLDQEFHSLLCRSHKNRRLKEIIKGINTGGSRAFMLLSDAIADSAEKAYAEHQAIIDAIEKGNIDEAKQQLAIHLDNIENRLLKYILQEEL from the coding sequence ATGGAAAAATTAATAAAAAAAACCACTTTGGCGGAGCAGGCATATGAGTATATCAAGAAATTGATTATCACCGGAGAGTTGAAACCCGGCGAAGAACTGCCGGAAGAAAGGCTGGCTGTAGAACTGGGAATCAGCAGAACGCCTTTAAGAGAAGCGTTAAAAAGACTGGCTGTTGATGCGCTTATCGAATTGAGGAAAACAAGGCCCGCTATTGTCGCCAAATTTACTCGCCAAGATGTCGTAGAAATTATGGAACTTCGGAAATTGTTGGAAATTCAAGGACTTGAAAAATTGTCGAAAGCAGATCAAAAGCGTTTCGTAGATGAGTTGAAGGAAAATGCAGTACAGCAATGGAAGATGATTCAGAAAAAAGACTTTGTCATTTTTATGGATTTAGATCAGGAATTTCATTCCTTGTTGTGTCGGAGCCATAAAAACAGGCGGTTGAAAGAAATCATAAAAGGAATCAACACCGGCGGAAGTAGAGCGTTTATGCTGTTATCCGATGCAATTGCTGACAGTGCGGAAAAAGCATACGCCGAACACCAGGCGATTATTGATGCGATTGAAAAAGGAAATATCGACGAAGCCAAACAGCAATTGGCGATTCATCTCGACAATATTGAAAACCGATTGCTGAAATACATTTTACAGGAGGAATTATGA
- a CDS encoding TRAP transporter small permease has product MIKRFEKAEEAFLVLTLVVMVALIFGQVVGRYVFSDAPSWTEEMARYIHIFQVWIGASYAVKLREHIRVEAFVTRFQGLTRKILESISVVIWFGMALFLAYFGTDLVLASFTNGQVTPAMQLPMWMPFLAIPLGGIGMCIRLIQQLIQIWKGDYEMHKGGDIPA; this is encoded by the coding sequence ATGATTAAGAGGTTTGAGAAAGCGGAAGAAGCGTTTCTTGTGTTAACGCTTGTGGTGATGGTAGCCTTGATTTTCGGACAAGTTGTCGGGCGTTATGTGTTTTCCGATGCACCGAGCTGGACGGAAGAAATGGCCCGTTATATACATATTTTCCAAGTATGGATCGGTGCGAGTTATGCGGTCAAATTGCGTGAACATATTCGTGTGGAGGCCTTTGTCACTCGTTTCCAAGGTCTGACAAGAAAAATATTGGAGAGTATCAGTGTAGTCATTTGGTTTGGGATGGCTTTATTTTTGGCCTATTTCGGAACCGACCTCGTACTTGCGAGTTTCACCAATGGCCAAGTTACACCAGCCATGCAATTGCCGATGTGGATGCCATTTTTGGCGATACCACTGGGTGGAATCGGCATGTGTATCCGGTTGATCCAGCAATTGATCCAAATCTGGAAAGGCGATTATGAAATGCATAAGGGAGGGGACATTCCAGCATGA
- a CDS encoding DUF4240 domain-containing protein, with translation MSLETLLVFKSSYSNKFWKISVAESSFAVTYGRIGTAGTVRVKDFPSIEACEKEAHRLIQSKLKKGYLPAERAEQVVKESTMTESHFWHLIDECGDHGEDSLEQMEWLVSHLAKKPVLDILVFESILKEHYTKSYTSELWAAAYIAMGGCSDDSFDYFRAWILYLGKEVYYEAIEDPESLLPYLLLLKEQEEIPQLEEFLFVASSAYEEKTGQEFEEYLNLYGQLTEQDDSEPEIDLDWDEDDQEALRKILPNFWEAFHENPL, from the coding sequence GTGTCATTGGAAACCCTGCTAGTATTTAAAAGTTCATATTCAAATAAGTTTTGGAAAATATCTGTGGCAGAAAGTTCGTTTGCGGTCACTTACGGAAGAATCGGCACTGCCGGAACAGTCAGAGTGAAAGATTTCCCTTCAATAGAAGCCTGTGAAAAAGAAGCCCATCGGCTCATTCAATCAAAACTCAAAAAAGGCTATCTGCCGGCAGAAAGGGCTGAACAAGTTGTAAAAGAAAGTACGATGACAGAATCGCACTTCTGGCATTTGATAGATGAATGCGGTGATCATGGTGAAGATTCCCTTGAACAGATGGAGTGGCTGGTTTCTCATTTAGCTAAAAAACCGGTACTGGATATCCTGGTATTTGAGTCCATCCTGAAGGAGCATTACACCAAGTCCTATACTTCCGAGTTATGGGCCGCTGCCTATATTGCTATGGGCGGCTGTTCTGACGATAGCTTCGATTATTTCCGGGCATGGATCCTGTACCTGGGGAAAGAAGTTTATTACGAGGCGATTGAAGATCCGGAGTCGCTTCTTCCCTATTTACTGCTGCTGAAAGAACAAGAAGAAATTCCCCAATTGGAAGAGTTCCTATTCGTCGCAAGCAGCGCATACGAAGAGAAAACCGGCCAAGAATTCGAAGAATATTTGAACCTGTATGGCCAATTGACGGAACAAGATGACAGCGAACCGGAAATTGATTTAGATTGGGATGAAGACGATCAAGAAGCTTTGCGCAAAATATTGCCCAATTTTTGGGAAGCCTTTCACGAAAACCCTTTATAA
- a CDS encoding TRAP transporter large permease — translation MTIALLFGTLFVCLFIGVPIAFALGVSALTAIYFGTNLPLSIITQKAFTSLDSFPLLAIPFFMLAGILMGKGGVSRRLLALASALVGWMTGGLSMVTIVACMFFAAISGSGPATVAAIGSFMIPAMIARKYDGGFASAVAASAGSIGVIIPPSIPFVLYGVIGGVSVGSMFLAGILPGILIGVGLLITAYLISRKRGYKPEPGEASTFEFKDVVKTFWEAKWALLIPVIILGGIYGGIFSPTEAAVVAVVYAIIIGKFVYKELSWEGLYESFRQAIVINATTMIIIGLSVSFAYFMTIEQIPGEISDYLTQLSTNPLVILMAINLLLLVVGMFIDTISALVVLTPILLPIVVAVGVDPIHFGVILVANLAIGFITPPLGVNLFVASSVGGIRFERIAVSVLPFLFTMIICLLVITFLPSLSMWLPNLYE, via the coding sequence ATGACGATAGCCCTTTTATTTGGCACTTTATTTGTCTGTTTATTTATCGGCGTGCCGATTGCATTCGCCTTAGGCGTTTCAGCGTTGACTGCGATTTATTTCGGAACCAACCTGCCTCTTAGCATCATCACTCAAAAAGCATTTACATCACTCGATTCGTTTCCATTGCTGGCGATTCCATTCTTCATGCTAGCTGGTATTTTAATGGGGAAAGGCGGGGTTTCACGGCGGCTGCTCGCGTTAGCTTCTGCACTGGTCGGTTGGATGACTGGCGGACTCAGCATGGTGACGATTGTTGCCTGTATGTTTTTTGCAGCCATTTCGGGTTCTGGCCCTGCGACTGTCGCCGCAATAGGCAGCTTTATGATTCCGGCAATGATTGCGCGTAAATACGATGGAGGCTTCGCTTCGGCGGTGGCGGCTTCGGCCGGTTCGATCGGTGTTATCATTCCGCCGAGTATTCCTTTCGTGTTATATGGCGTCATTGGTGGGGTTTCGGTCGGAAGCATGTTCTTGGCCGGTATTCTCCCAGGGATATTGATTGGCGTGGGGTTATTAATCACTGCTTATTTGATTTCAAGAAAACGCGGTTATAAGCCAGAGCCTGGAGAAGCATCCACTTTTGAATTTAAAGATGTCGTAAAAACCTTCTGGGAAGCGAAATGGGCTTTACTGATTCCCGTCATCATTCTTGGAGGCATCTACGGCGGTATTTTCTCTCCTACAGAAGCAGCCGTAGTCGCTGTTGTATATGCCATCATTATCGGTAAATTCGTCTACAAGGAATTGTCGTGGGAAGGCTTGTATGAGAGTTTCCGCCAGGCGATTGTCATCAATGCCACGACGATGATCATCATTGGACTTTCGGTATCGTTTGCCTATTTCATGACCATCGAACAGATTCCGGGAGAAATTTCTGATTACCTGACCCAGTTATCAACGAATCCGCTTGTCATTTTAATGGCCATCAACTTGTTGTTGCTAGTAGTTGGAATGTTTATCGATACCATTTCGGCATTGGTTGTTTTGACGCCGATTCTCTTGCCAATTGTGGTGGCAGTAGGAGTTGACCCGATCCATTTCGGTGTCATCTTGGTTGCCAACTTGGCCATCGGCTTTATCACGCCTCCACTCGGCGTCAATTTGTTTGTGGCATCCAGTGTCGGCGGTATCCGTTTCGAACGGATAGCTGTCTCCGTTTTACCGTTTTTGTTTACGATGATCATTTGCTTGCTGGTCATCACCTTTCTACCTTCGCTGTCCATGTGGCTGCCGAATCTATATGAATAA